AAGATGACTCACAATTTGAACAAATGCTCGAAGCGATTGAAAACTATCCACATGAATTAAATATAACTATAGAAGATGATTCTCCTCAAGAGTAGGATAATATTTTCATTAGTTGATATGTTCGTGAAGTTGTGCGAGCGCATTCTTTAACCCTGCTTTTACTTAAGTATTCATATATTTTTTAGAAATAGATACTTCTTCTAAAGTTGTAGCAACTTTATCAATAACTCTTGGTCTTTTTAGTTTATATTAAAAAAAGTAAATAATTTGAAAAACAGGACACATATTGTGTATGTCCTTATATGAACAACTTAAATTAACTTGACACGAGGAAGACTACCAATGATATTACCACTACAAATTTTACAAACAAGCGACGAATCTCTGCTTGCTGAATTTTTTCAAGCATCTGTAGGTCAATGGCGCTCGGAACGTCGCTATTACACTCTCCCAGAGGGAGAAACCAAAGAAATGGTAAGTGTAATTACTATCAATTTTTTGGAGCAAGGATGCGAAAAATTACGTAAACTTGCTCAAATGCACGGCTTGCCTAATACAGCGAGTTTAACCTGTGGTGCTGAAGTCATTTGGGAAAGCACTAATTCGATTTCAAACAAGAAGGAATCAAAGGGCACAACCTTATTTGGGGCTTTAGGAAACACACTATATCGCGATCGCGGTTTTGCCACAGCTAAACCAGTGACAGCCCAGTATTACTTCCCCAACCCCACAACACTATGTCTGCGAACTGAATACAATAATTCAGTATTTGAAGAAGAATTAAAGCTAGTCGGCAGCAAATACCGCACACGCCAATCTATAATTTCCCGTGCAGGTGAGCAGTTGATGATTGGTCAATATTTGGAAAAGCGGATTTAGTCAGTAGCTAGAGATGAGCAGAAATAAGGTTATAGTTTCCACCCCTTCCCTTCTGCCTTCTGCTTTCTTAATAATGATTCCCTGACTTGCGATGATGCACAGCAGTAACACCATCACTAAGTACTTTGCCATTATCTATAGTTGCGTACACTAGCCAGTGATCACCTGCTTCCATTCGAGTTTGCACAGTACATTCCAAGTAAGCCAACGCATCAGTCAGGATAGGATTACCG
Above is a genomic segment from Fischerella sp. JS2 containing:
- a CDS encoding phycobiliprotein lyase codes for the protein MILPLQILQTSDESLLAEFFQASVGQWRSERRYYTLPEGETKEMVSVITINFLEQGCEKLRKLAQMHGLPNTASLTCGAEVIWESTNSISNKKESKGTTLFGALGNTLYRDRGFATAKPVTAQYYFPNPTTLCLRTEYNNSVFEEELKLVGSKYRTRQSIISRAGEQLMIGQYLEKRI